A section of the Harmonia axyridis chromosome 2, icHarAxyr1.1, whole genome shotgun sequence genome encodes:
- the LOC123672581 gene encoding uncharacterized protein LOC123672581, translated as MMEKSLEKYLLKCSICNKPLSVAPIYHNDFIGSICGRCTYEGILSENEGSSLERQIIFEEVAKHLTFPCSYQAFGCKVTLKWGSIECHENTCPFNIIVCPLSHAYFQSTCSWVDQPLQLGEHIKRKHKNMFSSPPKIEITQNFQNKTIFWELMGRVIIISLIFNHEMNKHLCFIMGDFAPELCDSFLCQIEINKEKMTNPVIIQHKGVLPFCENYLNKPEKGFEIDINHYRSMLSHPNELILTFNVTKAVDPEKNEFNQQLLQSLECPICREYIRPPIFICETGHNICEICSKRVNMCPICRGNFLGGRNFTLESFTSNLDYPCVNQLLGCSFIGKAQLVQEHELFCEYIEIECVTLNCQWRGLDGDLKKHLKAEHMDVLLQQDNTYAHHSNKDFKDYLFLYVDDIFILKLYYENGQDLKFAVLHYQCKTTSRYKYDFKIMGFPSFNISITMSDECQSVRNYNDVRNGKYRISLVPFNLLTQFMFEFEHLDFKFNLKCEQ; from the exons ATGATGGAGAAATCGTTAGAAAAATATCtcctgaaatgttcaatttgcAATAAGCCCTTATCAGTGGCTCCAATTTATCATAATGATTTTATTGGAAGTATATGTGGTAGATGTACATATGAAGGTATATTAAGTGAAAACGAAGGATCATCCTTAGAGAGGcagataatttttgaagaagttgcAAAGCATTTAACTTTTCCCTGTTCTTATCAAGCCTTTGGATGTAAAGTTACGTTAAAATGGGGCTCTATTGAATGTCATGAAAACACTTGCCCTTTCAACATTATTGTTTGCCCCCTTTCACATGCTTATTTCCAGAGTACATGTTCTTGGGTTGATCAACCACTTCAGTTGGGAGAACATATAAaacgaaaacataaaaatatgtTTAGTAGCCCACCTAAGATTGAAataactcaaaattttcaaaataagaccATTTTCTGGGAGTTAATGGGAAGGGTTATcataatttcattgattttcaatcatgaaatgaataaacatttaTGTTTTATTATGGGTGATTTTGCACCAGAATTATGTGATTCGTTCCTTTGTCAAATAGAaattaacaaagaaaaaatgacCAATCCTGTGATTATACAGCATAAGGGTGTACTACCATTCtgtgaaaattatttgaataaaccAGAAAAGGGCTTCGAAATAGATATAAATCATTATAGAAGTATGTTGAGTCACCCTAATGAGTTAATATTAACATTCAATGTCACAAAAGCAGTGGATCCtgagaaaaatgaatttaatcaACAACTACTACAATCATTGGAATGTCCTATTTGCCGTGAATATATAAGACCACCAATCTTCATATGTGAAACTGGACATAACATCTGTGAGATTTGTTCAAAAAGAGTTAATATGTGTCCTATTTGTCGGGGCAACTTTTTAG gtgGACGAAATTTCACCCTAGAAAGCTTCACCTCCAATCTCGATTATCCATGTGTAAATCAATTGCTTGGTTGCTCTTTTATTGGTAAAGCCCAACTTGTTCAGGAGCATGAACTTTTTTGTGAGTATATTGAAATAGAATGTGTGACTCTAAATTGCCAATGGAGAGGATTAGATGGTGATCTCAAAAAACATTTGAAGGCTGAACATATGGATGTGTTACTTCAGCAAGACAACACTTATGCTCACCATTCAAATAAGGATTTTaaagattatttatttctttatgttgatgatattttcattttgaaattatattatgaAAACGGTCAAGATCTTAAGTTTGCTGTTTTACATTATCAATGTAAAACAACTAGCAGGTATAAAtatgatttcaaaataatggGTTTTCCTTCATTCAACATAAGCATAACTATGTCAGATGAGTGTCAATCTGTACGAAATTATAATGATGTGAGAAATGGGAAATATAGGATTTCTTTAGTGCCTTTTAATTTGTTGACACAATTTATGTTTGAATTTGAACACTTGGATTTCAAGTTCAATCTCAAATGTGAACAATAA